The Lachnospiraceae bacterium KM106-2 nucleotide sequence ACGGTTGGTCGATGATGAAAAGCGTATCGGAAGTTTTTGTTACAGGCATTAAGGAGATAACAACAATTCCAGCTCTTTATAAAGATACCTTAAGAAACCTTGGATTGCAAAGCAAAAGATGTTGGAAGAGATGGAGTTAAGGCTGGATGCGGCAATTGATAAGACAGAGAATCTGGCAAGGGATGTAGAGATTAATCATATGATGATGACTTTTGACTCATTGATGGTGAAAGCGCAAGATGAGAAGGTGAGTGCAATGATTGCGGAACCAAATTCACAGTATGGGGCTGATGTTTTTGAGGAAAGTATACAGGCAAGATGGACTGTTAAGAAAGCTTTGAATATAATGTCATCTACAGTTAAGAAGGATTGTAAATCTAGATAGTTCTTATATATGAATAAGAATTTATGTAATCCAATAATATTAAATTTGTGAGCATGATATGAGATTTTTTTTTAAATATACATACACATACATAAAATTATTTAAAAAATAGCATAATAAATTAAGTAAAAAAATAAAGGAGGTAAATTATATGTTAACAATGGCTACACAAAAAAATCAAACTTGTATTGATGCCTGCGCTAGATGTGCACAAGCTTGTTATGAATGTTTTCAATTATGTCTTAATGAGCCTGATTTAAATGCACGAAAAAACTGCGTGAGTATGTTAGTTGAATGCGCTATGATGTGTCAAATGTCAGTATCAATGATGTCAATGAATGGACAGTTTTCTAAAGAACATTGTGCACTATGTGCTAAAATCTGTGACACCTGTGCTAAAGAATGTAATATGTTTAAAGATGATCACTGTCAAAAATGTGCTCAAGAATGTACTACTTGTGCACAAGAATGTAGAAATATGTCTGCAATGTAAACATTTAAATATTGGGAGACGATATTTACGCTTTGTTTCCCAATATATTACATATTTAGATTAGAATCCTCTTTACTTCTGTATAATTAGGTAGTTAGTTTTCAGTGTTCCAATAAAACGAAAAAAAAATATGTATTTTTGGAGGTTGGGTTATGATAATAATTATATATAACCTGAATCCGTGAAACTCACGGATTAATCATAGCAAGTCGCACAAAGTGTATTGTTCTCTTCGAAAGAAGTGTATATTGTGCGCTTGCCTGCTTTCAAATATCGTTTATTAAGCAGACGTTCATAAATTATCCGTCTCTTAATAAGCCACATAGTGGCTTCTGTTATTTATCCGTTATGCCAATGCAAATTTTTGAAACAGATCCATAAATACATACCGCCATGTGTTACTACATCCGAGCGCAAGGACTACTTTTCGGGCATGCGATGTTATATGTCCTGCAATCAAAATCAGATTGCTTATTACTGTTCTCAGACGGCGGCGTTTTACAACATGTTTTGTCTTTGGTGCTTTCTTGCTCTTTAATGATTCCTGCCCTATCATTCTTAAAATGTTGTATGCAATGATGGTTAACTCCAAAACAAGCTCATTTGTTTCAAATTTACCAGATGGAAGACGTTCTACATCCATATCAGTTTTGATTTCACTGTGATACTGTTCGCATTCACCATGTGCATGATATAAGGCAATTACTTCATCATCTGTGGCACCTAAATTTGTCCACCATGTGTTTGCTTCTATGTCGGCTGGCAAAAGAAACTGCCCATGTTTATCAATACTTCGTTCTATGATTTCATAGCCGATACGCATACACATTGTTTTATCGTTGTTTTCATCATCTGTGTAGGTAACATCCTTCCAAGAGGAACCAACATAGACTTCTTTTCCGTCACGAGGATTGCGAATATCTTTACAGCATTCTTTTGCAAGCGAAATCCAGTCATCTTTGCTTTCACCTCTGCGAAGATTTCGTTTCACAATAAACCAGGAGCCATCTTCAATTAAGATATCCAGGTTTTTCGCTGCATCATTCCCAGAATCGAGACGGATCAGCAGTGGTGCATCTGTCAACTGATGACATAATTGCAGAGTTTCTTTCAGAAATTCTGGTGTATGTTTCTGACAGTGCTGTTTTCCTTCACGCAGCTCACAGTTAACAAGAAAACCTTCTGTTCCAATATATGCCATCATTGGTGCATAGCCATCATAACCTTTATAGGTTCTGGAAACACCTTCTTTTGAAGTCTTGGAATTATCAAAAGGAGTTACGTCTATATCAACTGGAACATAGCCATTTTCAAGTGCCGTTGGTCGGATGTTATACGTTTTGAACATGTCAACATTGGCTTGCAGAATGGTATCTCGCAACGAAGAACCAATATCATCCATTCGTTGGCGAAGTGTTTCAGCCGATGGAATTGCATAAGCGATTCCAAGTGCCATTTTGTAATATTCAGGGTCATCCATCATTTCATGGACAGCTTCATATTCTGTTTTACCCTGACAGAGAAGACCAATATATGTCAATAGAATATCTCCATTTTTGATTTGTGGCTGAGAACGTTTTGCTGAAACAGACATACGGTTACATTTCTTTGCAAAGTCACGTTTGCCTAACATAGAACCAACAAGAGAAAGACCACTTGGTGTAATTAGGCGTTCTTCGGAGAATTCTACAACTAATTTTTTCATAACAATCACCTCTATATTTGATGCTTTTATTTTACCAAATATCGGCATGGATTGCTTAGAAAAATCAATAATTTTTTCACCCATTGGGTGATTTTGAAACATAGAACAAAAAACTAATCAACCCGTTAAAATATGTGGTTTCCAATACATATTTTTTATATGAGTTTCACGGATTATGGTATAAAACAATAGGTCTTACAGTTTTTGCTTATTTTCTAGCATTAATATTATCAAGATTAATGGGAAGAAAGGCTATTTCACAAATGACTTTCTTCGATTTTGTAGTTGGAATAACACTTGGATCAATTACATCTAACTTATTATCAGATAAAAACCATCCTGTTGTATCATCTACTACTGGGTTAATTATAATATCCCTATTAGTAATTATCCTCGATTATATTCATTTAAAAAGTTATAAAACAGCTAAGATAATTGATTCTGAACCAGTTGTTTTGGTTGAAAATGGGAATATGGTAAATAAAAACTTTTTAAAAACTAGAATAACAATTCTAGAATTCATGCAACTTTTGAGAGAGAAGAATTGTTTTAATATAGCAGATATCGAATATGCTATTTTAGAAACCAATGGAAAATTATCTGTACTCTTTAAATCTCAAAAACAGGCATTGACCCCTTCTGATATGAAAATTCCAACAGAGTATAAAGGACTTACAAAGGATATCATATTAGACGGAAATATAATGTTTGAAAATTTAAAAGAAGTTAAACAAACAAAAGATTGGCTACTTAATGAACTCAAGCACTTTAATGTTAGTAATGTTAATAATGTCTTCTATGCAGGATTAGATACATCTGGAAAATTGTACGTATCAATTAAAAATAACAGTTCAGAAAAAGAAGGAAAATACGGGATAGAATAATATCTTATATTATGTTAGGAAAGTCGAGTGTGTGAAAATTTTTCTGTAAATTAGATATTCAAGGTCTTCTATGATAAAATAAAAATCATAGGAGGCCTATTATTATGGCAAGAGAAAAGAAACCAGTACACAAAGTACAAATGACAGACGGAAAGCGAAACATTATTCAGCAACTCCTTCACGAGTATGACATCCAGTCCGCAGAAGATATTCAGGATGCACTTAAGGATCTGCTTGGTGGAACCATCAAAGAAATGATGGAAGCCGAGATGGATGACCATCTTGGATATGAAAAATCTGAACGTTCTGACACTGATGACTATCGTAATGGTTACAAGTCAAAACGTATTAACAGTAGTTACGGAAGTATGAATATTCAGGTTCCACAAGATCGCAAATCAACCTTTGAACCACAGGTGGTAAAAAAACATCATATCTTGATTATCTGTGCAGATGGCTTGAGCGGAATAAAAGAAGCAATTGCGACAGCCTTTCCTAAAACAGAATACCAACGTTGTATTGTACATCAGGTAAGGAATACTATGAACCGATTAAAATATAAGAATACGTATATATCCAATGAGCAATTTAGATGTATTGATAGAAGAAGTATTGAAAGCGCTTTATTATAAAGCGCTTACGAAAAATCATTATTGAACCTCATACGTTAACTAGTTACTATTCTCCACCAGTGGTTGATGAGAAAGCCCTCTGAGTTAGGGTAGTTGATAAATCTAGAAATTATTATGTGTCGTATGACTGTGGACTCAGGGCGTTATACGTATGAAAAAATCGTAATAACTCATGAAAGAGTGTAAATAATTTTGTGTAAACCCCTTAGATTATGAAAATTTTCAGCTACTGGGACGCCCCCACCACCCTTTTCGATAGTGGGTAATTACTTATTTTATAGTATGAATAAAACGGATTGGGTTACTATTTCTTACTCGAGAATTGAGAGTATTAAGTGAAGTTAATATTAAAGTTGAGTTTTTCATAATTCCTCCACATTAACGAGATAAACTGTTAGTGAATAACTGTACATCTTTATAAGTTATAAATTAGCTATAAGTAAATGGGAGAGAAAGTATGTTCAAAAGAATAAAAGAAGTAATTAATAAGTTCCTTGAAGATTTAGCAAAGGAGAATAAAGAATTATACGGTAATGGAAGAATGGATTGTTGCAACCTCAATAAAACGAATGACAAATCCATTAGAAAGTAATATTCAAGTAAACACTTACAATAGAATATGACTTCAATTGAAAGTGTTTACTTTTACAACGCTATATGAGTTAATCAGTACTCTAATTATATTCTGCAATCCTTGTTACTCCAACATAAATATGAGATATTTTATACCAGGTCGTGAAATCTACTACTCCGGTTTGAGGTAAATTAAAGATTTGTTGAAAAGTCCTTACGGCTTGAGCAGTCTGAGGACCATACTGACCGTCAACAGCAACCTTAGGGATTACTGTATACGCTTCAGCAATACGGTTAATTTGTTCTTGAATCATCCGAACACTAGGTCCGGTTGAACCAATCGTAAGGTTAAAACCTGGCCAAGAAGCTGGAACACCTGAAACTTCTTTTGCAGTATTTATAAAAATAGTTTCACCGTAGAAGTGTTCAAGGATTTGTATTGCGCTAAGTCCATCTTCACCCAAATCTTTTGAACCCCATTGAGTCATCCAGTTCGGACACTGAACTCTATAACCATCACAGTATTGTGTTAAAATTGGCTGCTTTACATTGGGCCTGGATAAGTAATTTGTAAAAAGTTTATCTACTAATAAGCCAATATTATTATATATATTTCTGCCTTCCATCCACTTGTGATCAAATGCAGTAGAAGAGGTAATTGTAAAATTATATCCCTGATTACGATACCATTCGGTATATACCCGGTTCAAAGTAAATGATTGAATTGCTAAGATATTCGCCATTATTGTTGACTCCGGCCATGTTGCATAGATTTCACTGCTTGCAACATTCTTAATATAATCTCTGTACCTTACATAAAAATTCCTAGCTGCTTTATCAGTCGGTGGGCCATCGTGTACCACGATATATTCAGGTATCACAACGTTTGGTAATACTATTTCACCTGTTTCACCAGTTGGTTTAATCTCAGGTTCCTCAATTTTGGGAGGATAGTCACCATACAAGGTATGTGGAGGAATTACAAATAATTCACCTTCTACACGCAAAGCTTCTGCTGGTAAGGTCACTTCTTGAAGAGCAGTAATAGATGGTAAAATTTGAGCATTAGATACTTTTACAGGGGAAAAGTTAGGCGCTAATATGGTTAGATTAAATTCAGTATAGGGCTGTGCTAATGATGACGGATCCAAACTGTAGTCAATAGCTGGAGCAGGTAATTCAATTTCTTCTGTGAGGCCATTAATATTCGTAGTATATTCTGCTAGAATACCATCTGGATCAACTGATGATGAGATACGTACAACGGCATTTTCAATAGGAACAAGACCTACCGTTGTACATCGTACCTGTAATCGACCAAAATTTTGCGTTCCCATTTCTGCTGGATAAACATGTATAAATGAGCTTTTACTTTTTACTTTCTGATTCATAAGCTTATCAATTCTATTTGTTTATTAATATGATATGATTACATATTCTTAATGTGATACTATTTATCCAAATATTTCAAACCCATTCCTAGAGTGGTTCGAACCCGAAATAATCGAGGATACCTCTATATATTCCATATGCTATTTGCCATTGTTTCTCACGAAGTATTGCTGCATCAGCGACGTTAGTTAAGTAACCCATTTCAACCAGTATAGCAGGCATATTGGTTCTACGCAGAACATATAGAGATTTATTAATTCGAATTCCATTATTTTCAAGTCCTGTAAATCGAACAAGCTCCTCCATGATATGCTGAGCTAACCAATATGATTGAGTATAATAGGAATATACATATATTTCTGCTCCATTAATCGCCGGATTTATATTTGCATTGGCATGTATACTAATAAAATAATCAGCAGGCCATTCATTTGCAAGTCTAACACGTTCGGCTAAACTCGATGCATTTGTAGTACCTAATACAGTTGTTGGTGTAGGTCTTGATAACAGTATATTAAATCTTGGATCGTTTTCCAATAAATTAGCAAGATATAGACCAACCTGAAAAGTAATATTCTCTTCGATTAACCCGGATCCTCTTGCACCGGTATTGTGATACCCAGTGGGGTTATGACCTTGGTCGATAAATATTTTTATTGCCATATATTCTATCATTTCTTTTATGTTTTACTACATATTATTCATTACATTACTACTTGTTACATTAACTAAAACACCTAGTGTAGCAGAGTATATTATTAGATAAAAAAATAATGTTTATTGTCAAATTAAATAAATTTCTCTTGAATTTAAATCAATTTAATTATATTAAACTGTGAATTTATTAATGTCCATAATGGTGCATAATAAACCATTATGTTCCAGGCTCCGCATCCTATCAAAGAATAATTCTTTATTAATTCATCAATAACATTTAAACTACGTGCATCTATAAACCATACGATATGTTGAACCGGAATACCTATATTAATCTGATTATATAAATAGTATGGATTTTGTGATTTTTCATCATATTGAATGAATGCACCCGTTGCCTGTGCCAAATTGTAGACAGCTTCTAATGATAATGAGACAGTTTTTGATCTGTCAGTTTGAAATGGTAATTCCCAGTCATACCCCAATAGGGGTTTTCCTATTATTATTTTATCGGAAGGCACTTTGGTTACTACATAATCGATTAAAGTCGCTAAATTACTCATATTACATACAGGTAAAGGTGGTGTATTAATTGTTCTCCATAGGAACTTTAAGAAAATCATACCATCAACATAGGTACTAAAAGATGTATAGTCAATTTGACTTACCTGCATTCCATTTGCTGTTTCCTGATTGATATAATTGACAGTAATAAAGAATAAGAAACCTACCTTGTGTAATCGCTCGGATATTTTTTTTGTAAAGTTAAGGTATAATTCCAGACTATTTTCATTCAAATAGTTGAAAGTGATAATAAATCCGTAGTACCCTTTGCTCCTCATAATATTGATAACCTGATTAATATTATTCTCTTGGGCTTCTTCATTAAGTAATAGGTTATATTCCATCTCAACGTTAGGCTCACCCATGGGTGATGCTGAACTCATCATCATAATTGGAATAGTTCCATAATCAATCGATGTTTTTATAATCTCTGAATCATCATGGTACTCTATGATATCACCTTGATCTGATACTCTATAATTAAATATGGATAGGTAGGTTAAACTTGGTAAAGACTTAAATAAAGTCTCATACTTAATATATGGATAAGCAAAACCGATTGAAGTAATATCTCCGATTATATGATAACTAATGGTTAAATTCTCTCCAGGATAAAGTGGCATTTCTAAAAGGAAGATATTATTTCTTATTAGTTGCATCAATGGTATATTGTACATATCTGCTATGCTTTGTAGGGTATCTCCTTCCTGTACGGTATGAGTTTTTTGGGATATGCAATTACGATGGATTGGCCAACGATTAAATCGTAAGGATACTCTAACCCATTATCTATCGCTAATCTCTCGACAGTTACTCCAAAAATTTCTGCAATTGAATAAATATTATCGCCTTGCTGTACTACGTATATCTCCATATATAGCCTCAATATTTATTTTCATAATAATATATGAGCATTATCAAATAAAGTATTACTTGTTATAATAAAAATGGACAGATCTTATAATGAATATGACTTTTACCTTGGTTTACATATGTGGTATTAATGGATAAATTTATATTGGATGAAACGTTCTTTGTTCGTCCCGATATATTTGCCAAGGTTCTCGCACTGAGTAATTCAAATACTCCGCTTACGTTGCCTTACGAACAGGTATTGCTCCATAGATATAGCTGAGCCGATTTTTACGGTTCAGCTATATCAAAATAACATCTTTAATGAAAAGATTTATAAATCCACCTATACTACTTCATAAATTCAGGCTTTGGAATAACAAATAAGTGTGGTTCCTGTAAATAGTCTTGAACGATTCGTAAGGCTTCTCCAAATCTTTGGTAATGCACGACTTCTCTTTGTCTTAAATATTTCAACGGTTCAATTACATCAGGATCATGGGCCATGTTTAAAAGCCATTCATACGTACCTCTTGCTTTTTGCTCCGCAGCTAAATCTTCATTAAGGTCGATGATAGGATTTCCTTTCACTTGTAGATAGGCAGCAGTAAAAGGTACACCGGTGGAGCTCACAGGATAGACACCTTTATCATGATCAGCATAATATGCACCTGCTCCAGCTTTCTGTATTTCTTCGGGACTTGCACCTTTTAGTAATTCCATAATCCGTGAAACTCATATAAAAAATATGTATTGGAAACCACATATTTTAACGGGTTGATTAGTTTTTTGTTCTATGTTTCAAAATCACCCAATGGGTGAAAAAATTATTGATTTTTCTAAGCAATCCATGCCGATATTTGGTAAAATAAAAGCATCAAATATAGAGGTGATTGTTATGAAAAAATTAGTTGTAGAATTCTCCGAAGAACGCCTAATTACACCAAGTGGTCTTTCTCTTGTTGGTTCTATGTTAGGCAAACGTGACTTTGCAAAGAAATGTAACCGTATGTCTGTTTCAGCAAAACGTTCTCAGCCACAAATCAAAAATGGAGATATTCTATTGACATATATTGGTCTTCTCTGTCAGGGTAAAACAGAATATGAAGCTGTCCATGAAATGATGGATGACCCTGAATATTACAAAATGGCACTTGGAATCGCTTATGCAATTCCATCGGCTGAAACACTTCGCCAACGAATGGATGATATTGGTTCTTCGTTGCGAGATACCATTCTGCAAGCCAATGTTGACATGTTCAAAACGTATAACATCCGACCAACGGCACTTGAAAATGGCTATGTTCCAGTTGATATAGACGTAACTCCTTTTGATAATTCCAAGACTTCAAAAGAAGGTGTTTCCAGAACCTATAAAGGTTATGATGGCTATGCACCAATGATGGCATATATTGGAACAGAAGGTTTTCTTGTTAACTGTGAGCTGCGTGAAGGAAAACAGCACTGTCAGAAACATACACCAGAATTTCTGAAAGAAACTCTGCAATTATGTCATCAGTTGACAGATGCACCACTGCTGATCCGTCTCGATTCTGGGAATGATGCAGCGAAAAACCTGGGTATCTTAATTGAAGATGGCTCCTGGTTTATTGTGAAACGAAATCTTCGCAGAGGTGAAAGCAAAGATGACTGGATTTCGCTTGCAAAAGAATGCTGTAAAGATATTCGCAATCCTCGTGACGGAAAAGAAGTCTATGTTGGTTCCTCTTGGAAGGATGTTACCTACACAGATGATGAAAACAACGATAAAACAATGTGTATGCGTATCGGCTATGAAATCATAGAACGAAGTATTGATAAACATGGGCAGTTTCTTTTGCCAGCCGACATAGAAGCAAACACATGGTGGACAAATTTAGGTGCCACAGATGATGAAGTAATTGCCTTATATCATGCACATGGTGAATGCGAACAGTATCACAGTGAAATCAAAACTGATATGGATGTAGAACGTCTTCCATCTGGTAAATTTGAAACAAATGAGCTTGTTTTGGAGTTAACCATCATTGCATACAACATTTTAAGAATGATAGGGCAGGAATCATTAAAGAGCAAGAAAGCACCAAAGACAAAACATGTTGTAAAACGCCGCCGTCTGAGAACAGTAATAAGCAATCTGATTTTGATTGCAGGACATATAACATCGCATGCCCGAAAAGTAGTCCTTGCGCTCGGATGTAGTAACACATGGCGGTATGTATTTATGGATCTGTTTCAAAAATTTGCATTGGCATAACGGATAAATAACAGAAGCCACTATGTGGCTTATTAAGAGACGGATAATTTATGAACGTCTGCTTAATAAACGATATTTGAAAGCAGGCAAGCGCACAATATACACTTCTTTCGAAGAGAACAATACACTTTGTGCGACTTGCTATGATTAATCCGTGAGTTTCACGGATTCAGGTAATTGTCTTACCATAGAGCCAACGATTTCTAAGTGGGCTAGCTCTTCTGTACCAATATCATTTAAGGTTGCTATAGCCTGAGGTGTAATCATTGTAAACCTTTGGCTTAAATATCGTAGAGATGCTGCTAACTCTCCATCCGGGCCACCATATTGTGTAATAATTAACATGGCCATTGCTGGGTCTGGGTTCTTAATTTTTACAGGATACTCAAGTATCTTTTCATACATCCACATATAGATTTTCCCCTTTCTACTTATAATTTGAAGTTTGCTTCATAATCCCAAGGCCAAGGCTGATTTATCCATTGCCATGGGTAAGGGCTAAGAGCGTCATTGGGAGTTAACATACCATAACATTGATTGTATTCATCCATGAGAGCCCTGAACTGTTTTACATATGCATTGTGTTGCGCTATGGCTTCACGATCAGAAGGATGAGTATTCAAGTAGAGTTTTAATTCTACCAACATCATATGAATTGCAGTAATCTCTTTTTTTAATTCCATGATATTTAGTTTCATGATGTTGCCTCCTTATATTCTTTATAAGCTGGCTTTTCACAGGCTTTGTATTTTACATTATAAGGACTAAAAAGTTCTGGAAAGGCAGTTCCTTTTTTCAACGCTTCAATAGGATTAAATAGTTGGCATAAATACTGATATGGAATATATGCTGCAGCCAATCTGACATTATCAATCACCAATTCCTGAGGAATACAGTCGTTTATATAAGAGGTATTGCCCTCGTAAACCCCGCATTTATTTTTTGGGTAGTTAGCCATATGGATACTCCTTTATACTTTATGATATATATTATGAGCAAAATTTAATATGGGAACAAAAATATTATGAGTTTAATTATCTCATAAGCTATAAAATTTAAATGATATTCAATAGCAGTTACTATAGTTCTAAAATTAATCGCCTTATAGTAGAATATAGTAATTAGAAAAGTTAATAAGAACAGATAATACCTTTAACAAATTTGGGAGTGAATATGATATGAATTCTAAAAAGTTTATTACCGATTTGTATGTAACAGCATTAAACAAAACCAATATATATCTTATTACAATGGATAAGGAAGATCAGTTTTGGTATATAATGGATCAAGGTGCAAGAGATATGGCACAGCTAATAGGCGTTAATTATATTTGGGATGCACCAAAAGAAAGAATTGTTGATGAACAAATAAACATTATTAATGAGGCAGTTAAAGCAGGTGCCGATGCAATTATATTGGCTGCTAGTGATCCCGTTAGAGTATCACAAGCTGTGGAAGATGCTAAGGCTAGGGGAGTTAAGATAATATATGTTGATGCGCCTGCGGTAGAAGAGGCAATTATTACTCTAGCTACTGAGAATTATAGTGCAGGAAAAATTGCTGGTCAGCAAATGATATCAGAATTAGAAGCGAGTGGAATTAAAAGCGGGGCGATCGGCATTATAGGGGTTACACCTGAAAAAATT carries:
- a CDS encoding IS1380-Spn1, transposase, translated to MKKLVVEFSEERLITPSGLSLVGSMLGKRDFAKKCNRMSVSAKRSQPQIKNGDILLTYIGLLCQGKTEYEAVHEMMDDPEYYKMALGIAYAIPSAETLRQRMDDIGSSLRDTILQANVDMFKTYNIRPTALENGYVPVDIDVTPFDNSKTSKEGVSRTYKGYDGYAPMMAYIGTEGFLVNCELREGKQHCQKHTPEFLKETLQLCHQLTDAPLLIRLDSGNDAAKNLDILIEDGSWFIVKRNLRRGESKDDWISLAKECCKDIRNPRDGKEVYVGSSWKDVTYTDDENNDKTMCMRIGYEIIERSIDKHGQFLLPADIEANTWWTNLGATDDEVIALYHAHGECEQYHSEIKTDMDVERLPSGKFETNELVLELTIIAYNILRMIGQESLKSKKAPKTKHVVKRRRLRTVISNLILIAGHITSHARKVVLALGCSNTWRYVFMDLFQKFALA
- a CDS encoding polypeptide composition of the spore coat protein CotJC; the protein is MELLKGASPEEIQKAGAGAYYADHDKGVYPVSSTGVPFTAAYLQVKGNPIIDLNEDLAAEQKARGTYEWLLNMAHDPDVIEPLKYLRQREVVHYQRFGEALRIVQDYLQEPHLFVIPKPEFMK
- a CDS encoding polypeptide composition of the spore coat protein CotJB, yielding MKLNIMELKKEITAIHMMLVELKLYLNTHPSDREAIAQHNAYVKQFRALMDEYNQCYGMLTPNDALSPYPWQWINQPWPWDYEANFKL
- a CDS encoding spore cortex-lytic enzyme SleC, which produces MNQKVKSKSSFIHVYPAEMGTQNFGRLQVRCTTVGLVPIENAVVRISSSVDPDGILAEYTTNINGLTEEIELPAPAIDYSLDPSSLAQPYTEFNLTILAPNFSPVKVSNAQILPSITALQEVTLPAEALRVEGELFVIPPHTLYGDYPPKIEEPEIKPTGETGEIVLPNVVIPEYIVVHDGPPTDKAARNFYVRYRDYIKNVASSEIYATWPESTIMANILAIQSFTLNRVYTEWYRNQGYNFTITSSTAFDHKWMEGRNIYNNIGLLVDKLFTNYLSRPNVKQPILTQYCDGYRVQCPNWMTQWGSKDLGEDGLSAIQILEHFYGETIFINTAKEVSGVPASWPGFNLTIGSTGPSVRMIQEQINRIAEAYTVIPKVAVDGQYGPQTAQAVRTFQQIFNLPQTGVVDFTTWYKISHIYVGVTRIAEYN
- a CDS encoding N-acetylmuramoyl-L-alanine amidase, coding for MAIKIFIDQGHNPTGYHNTGARGSGLIEENITFQVGLYLANLLENDPRFNILLSRPTPTTVLGTTNASSLAERVRLANEWPADYFISIHANANINPAINGAEIYVYSYYTQSYWLAQHIMEELVRFTGLENNGIRINKSLYVLRRTNMPAILVEMGYLTNVADAAILREKQWQIAYGIYRGILDYFGFEPL
- a CDS encoding ferredoxin — encoded protein: MLTMATQKNQTCIDACARCAQACYECFQLCLNEPDLNARKNCVSMLVECAMMCQMSVSMMSMNGQFSKEHCALCAKICDTCAKECNMFKDDHCQKCAQECTTCAQECRNMSAM
- a CDS encoding mobile element protein; translated protein: MAREKKPVHKVQMTDGKRNIIQQLLHEYDIQSAEDIQDALKDLLGGTIKEMMEAEMDDHLGYEKSERSDTDDYRNGYKSKRINSSYGSMNIQVPQDRKSTFEPQVVKKHHILIICADGLSGIKEAIATAFPKTEYQRCIVHQVRNTMNRLKYKNTYISNEQFRCIDRRSIESALL
- a CDS encoding IS1380-Spn1, transposase, coding for MKKLVVEFSEERLITPSGLSLVGSMLGKRDFAKKCNRMSVSAKRSQPQIKNGDILLTYIGLLCQGKTEYEAVHEMMDDPEYYKMALGIAYAIPSAETLRQRMDDIGSSLRDTILQANVDMFKTYNIRPTALENGYVPVDIDVTPFDNSKTSKEGVSRTYKGYDGYAPMMAYIGTEGFLVNCELREGKQHCQKHTPEFLKETLQLCHQLTDAPLLIRLDSGNDAAKNLGILIEDGSWFIVKRNLRRGESKDDWISLAKECCKDIRNPRDGKEVYVGSSWKDVTYTDDENNDKTMCMRIGYEIIERSIDKHGQFLLPADIEANTWWTNLGATDDEVIALYHAHGECEQYHSEIKTDMDVERLPSGKFETNELVLELTIIAYNILRMIGQESLKSKKAPKTKHVVKRRRLRTVISNLILIAGHITSHARKVVLALGCSNTWRYVFMDLFQKFALA
- a CDS encoding polypeptide composition of the spore coat protein CotJC: MWMYEKILEYPVKIKNPDPAMAMLIITQYGGPDGELAASLRYLSQRFTMITPQAIATLNDIGTEELAHLEIVGSMVRQLPESVKLTD
- a CDS encoding ribose ABC transport system, periplasmic ribose-binding protein RbsB: MNSKKFITDLYVTALNKTNIYLITMDKEDQFWYIMDQGARDMAQLIGVNYIWDAPKERIVDEQINIINEAVKAGADAIILAASDPVRVSQAVEDAKARGVKIIYVDAPAVEEAIITLATENYSAGKIAGQQMISELEASGIKSGAIGIIGVTPEKITTMNREKGFRDIVRLDNRYHILDTIYTNGDALVSRNAVLEMNEESMDLVGVFGTNEGSTIGIGNAIRIINNNITGIGFDMTDEIQDMLREGVLNAVLVQNPYTMGYLGMAEAVAAIKNYNTGPKFIDTGVSVITKYQPRRPLEN